The sequence CTACATCGAAATCTACTTTTGAGATGATGGTGGACTCTTTAATCCAGTTTTGTACTTCCCGACTCATCGTGGGGGTCACGTATTTCGGGGCCCCGAAGTTGTCAATCAGTTCCTTCTTTGTCATGCCGTGAGCTCTTACACAATGGTTATTGGTTAAGATCTCCATCAATTCTCCACACGCAGGACACTGAAACATAGACACAACCTCCTAGTTCGAGCACGCACAGAAACGATCCGGCGAGGCACTCGTAGTCAGGGTTCGGTCACACGATGACCGGACAAGCAGTCAGTCATTTGTCAGAAAAGATTTTCTATTTTATTATACTTTCCAGTCTACACCGCTTGACCATCTTTCTCATGGGACTAAAGTCTTATTTTACAGTTTTTCCTATGTAAAAAGCACCTTGCCCAATCGAGCAAAGTGCTTATGGCCATTTACAATTTGCTCTTGATGCCCAGCAAGAGCTTCCAGATCACGCCGATCCCAGTCAGATAGAACAGCACGAGCAAGATCCAGCCACCCGTGGGATCGATGTCCGTTTTGTTCAGGCTCGCGAGAATCAAGAGCGGAAAGACATAGGTCATGACGCCGCCGAGGAAGTCGGACAGTTGACCAAGGGAGCAAGAATTGCTCTTCATGCTCTTGTAGACGCCCATCAACAGGTCGAGCGTCATCAGCCCGAGCACCGCCCACATGGTGTACATCATCCAGCCGGTCAGTACGAAAGACATTTGGATTCACCCCTTCACTACAGGTTCAATCATCCTTGTACTTACAGCGTATGAACCGGGTGTGAGCAGAGCGCTGGGCTTGTGCGGATTTATGAAAAAAGCCCCTCGCGAGAGGGGCTGAATCGATTATACTCGTTTGAACTTGGCGAGGATTTCCGCGCGTTCTTCTTCCGTGCCGCTGAAGTTCGCCGGAGAGAAGCGCTGTTCCGCCCAGCGTTGCATCTCTTGGCGGGAGGTAAAGTCGTAGGTCAGTTCACCTTCGACCGAAGAGATCTCGGAGACCACATAACGGCGTCCGTGCTGGTGGATGTTCATCTGGTTCCAGTTGTCATCTTTATAGACGTTCAATTTCTTGCCGCCTTGTTGGCTCATTGCAGGGACCGCCTCCGTAAACTAGGACTTGAGCAGGGCGCCGATCTTCGCCAGGTAGCGGTACTTGGACGCGTCTTTCACGCGATACGCAAGCCACCCCTTCGCTTTCATCTTGCTGCCGAGCGAGCCGATCGCTTCTTTGCGGCCGAGGGACGCCACTGCACCGAGCAGCACCGGATCGAACTTTTCTTTCTTGATGTGCTTCATCGAGGAGTAGATGTTCACCGCAGCGTTTTCCCCCATCTGGGTGGAGATCTGCGCAGTCGGCGGGTACGGACGGCCGTTCGGCGCCAGCACGAAGCAGGAGTCACCGATGATCCACGTATCTTCGTTGCCGACAGCACGCAGGTACTCGTCCACTTTCGCACGGCCGCGCGGCTCGGTTTCGAAGCCCGCTTCCGCCACGACCGGAACGCCGCGCACGCCGCCCGTCCAGATCATCGTCTCGGTCGGGATGGTGTCGCCCGACTTGAGGTGCACCACGCCCGGCTCGACTTGGACGACCGGAGTGCCAATGATGAACTGCACGCCGCGCCCTTCCAAGGACTTCTTGGCGATCGAGACCAGCTCTTCATCAAAGCCCGGCAGGATCATCGGCGCTGCCTCGACGTTGATCAGCTTGATCTTGTCTTTCGGCACGTTGTGCTTCGCCGCCAGCACCGGCAGCATGTCGGCCAGTTCACCAACCAGCTCGATGCCGGTGAAGCCTGCACCGCCGACGACGAACGTCAGCTTGCTGTCTTTTTTGTCCTGATTGTATGTTTTCAAGCAGTTCTCGATGTGTTCGCGAATGCGGTTCGCCTGGTTGACAGACTTCAAGGTGAAGCTGTACTCTTTCAGGCCCGGAATGCCGAAGTACTCTGTCTCGGAACCCAGTGCAACGACCAGGTAATCGTAGGACAGCTTGCTGTTCTCCAGCGTGACTTCTTTCGCCTCTTTGTCGATCGACACGACCATGTCCTTGACGAACTTGATCTTCTTCCCGCCAAGGATCGAGTTGATCGAAAGCGTGACATCTTTTTCTGCTTTGGCGCCGACTGCCGGTTCGTGCAGCTGGGTCACCAATTGATGATATTCATGTTTATTGACAAGGATAATCTCTACTTCTTGTGCCGTCGTCAACTTGTTCAGTTCAAGTGCACAGACGAGACCAGCGTAGCCGGCTCCTAGAATTACGACTTTTTTCGCCATGATTCCCCACCCTAATTGTGTCGAATTTCACATACTTGATTCTCATTCTAGCAAATCTGTGACATTCGTCAATGAAATTTGTTACTTTTTTATGAATTTCATTGTCTGACAATTGCAAAAGCTTCTGGATATGTGGTATCATATAGCGGGTTTGCCACGTGCGACGCGCATCGTGTCGAGACTTGTCGAACCACTGACTCTACAGCAGGTTGCAGCAGGTTGTATCAAAATTGTTCCCGCTTTTGACATCGCTCACACTGGAAAAATAAAGCGTCCCTGCCGCGGCGGGGACGCTTTTTGGTTCTATCAGGTCTTAGACCGGCCACTCTTCCATCCGGTACGCCATCTCCCAGAACATCCATTCATAGCGGCTGCCGGTCAGATACAGCTCGGTCAGGCGGCGGCGCTCTGCGTCTGAAAAATCGACGGCGATGTCGTCGAGCCAGCCGCGCAGCCAGTCGGACAGCGACTTGAACTCATCGGACGCGTACATCGCGATCCATTCGGTATAGAGCGATCCGCTCTCCAGTCCGCCCTGTTCCTTCAGGCGCACGGCGATCTCGTGATAGCCCCATTGGCAGGGCAGGATCGCGGTGACCATCTCGGCGATCGTGCCCGTTTGCACGGTATGCAGCAGATGGCGCGAATAGGCGTGAGTGGTCGGTGCGATGCGCGCCGTCTCCAGATCGCGCGGCGTCAGGCCGAATTTGGCGGCGTACTGGCGGTGCAGGTCCATCTCCACATGGAGCGTGGCGTGCAGCAGTTCCGCAAATTTGCCCATCGTCTGCAGATCTTCGCTTTTCGACGCCGCGAGCGCAAACAGCCGGCTAAATTCGATCAGGTACAGGTAATCCTGCACCATGTA comes from Tumebacillus sp. BK434 and encodes:
- a CDS encoding NAD(P)/FAD-dependent oxidoreductase, which codes for MAKKVVILGAGYAGLVCALELNKLTTAQEVEIILVNKHEYHQLVTQLHEPAVGAKAEKDVTLSINSILGGKKIKFVKDMVVSIDKEAKEVTLENSKLSYDYLVVALGSETEYFGIPGLKEYSFTLKSVNQANRIREHIENCLKTYNQDKKDSKLTFVVGGAGFTGIELVGELADMLPVLAAKHNVPKDKIKLINVEAAPMILPGFDEELVSIAKKSLEGRGVQFIIGTPVVQVEPGVVHLKSGDTIPTETMIWTGGVRGVPVVAEAGFETEPRGRAKVDEYLRAVGNEDTWIIGDSCFVLAPNGRPYPPTAQISTQMGENAAVNIYSSMKHIKKEKFDPVLLGAVASLGRKEAIGSLGSKMKAKGWLAYRVKDASKYRYLAKIGALLKS
- the tenA gene encoding thiaminase II, coding for MNTFSEQLRATGAGIWEQIHAHPFVVGMGDGTLESERFAYYMVQDYLYLIEFSRLFALAASKSEDLQTMGKFAELLHATLHVEMDLHRQYAAKFGLTPRDLETARIAPTTHAYSRHLLHTVQTGTIAEMVTAILPCQWGYHEIAVRLKEQGGLESGSLYTEWIAMYASDEFKSLSDWLRGWLDDIAVDFSDAERRRLTELYLTGSRYEWMFWEMAYRMEEWPV